The following proteins are encoded in a genomic region of Phycisphaerales bacterium:
- a CDS encoding NAD-dependent epimerase/dehydratase family protein: MQQTRREFLLTASAASAAALLGLGPWTQHAFARGKASKKLKILFLGGTGMLGPHVIRILLDRGHEVTLFNRGNRDEMFPDLEFIQGNRIVDVEPGLKPLQEEIDKGRTWDAVIDTASVHTWVENSAKLLKDSAGHYTYISSLSVYADNSQVGLDEDDAVATMPDEVADGITALPYDMQYYGAVKARSEAAARRHFPGKALIHRPGLLVGPRDFTHRFTYWPYRVRQGGEVLAPGMPEHPLQFIDVRDLAAFMVLGIEQGTTGTFNVNGPVGGGMTIGKLLETCKQVTGSDANFTYAEGDWLAGQGVNAWAQMPVWIPPGPETAGFHTRDLSKAVAAGLVTRPLETTIADTLTWLDEEYMPTWKNAMADRGEADATFSFGGNRPGITREREAELLAMWKSRNETSEEANS, translated from the coding sequence ATGCAACAGACCCGTCGAGAGTTCTTGTTGACCGCCTCGGCCGCCAGCGCCGCCGCCCTGCTTGGGTTGGGCCCGTGGACGCAGCATGCCTTCGCGAGGGGGAAGGCTTCGAAGAAGCTGAAGATCCTGTTCCTTGGCGGCACGGGCATGCTCGGGCCGCACGTGATCCGAATCCTGCTCGACCGCGGGCACGAGGTCACGCTGTTCAACCGCGGCAACCGCGACGAGATGTTCCCAGACCTGGAGTTTATCCAGGGCAACCGCATCGTCGATGTCGAGCCCGGTCTCAAGCCACTTCAAGAGGAGATCGACAAGGGGCGCACGTGGGACGCGGTCATCGATACCGCCAGCGTGCATACGTGGGTCGAGAACAGCGCCAAGCTCCTGAAGGACAGCGCCGGACATTACACCTACATCTCGTCGCTGAGCGTCTACGCCGACAACAGCCAGGTCGGCCTCGACGAGGACGACGCCGTGGCGACGATGCCCGACGAGGTTGCCGACGGCATCACCGCCCTGCCCTACGACATGCAGTATTACGGCGCCGTGAAGGCCCGCAGCGAGGCCGCGGCGCGTCGGCACTTCCCCGGCAAGGCGCTCATCCATCGTCCGGGCCTGCTCGTCGGCCCGAGAGACTTCACGCATCGCTTCACGTACTGGCCCTACCGCGTGCGCCAGGGCGGCGAGGTGCTGGCGCCCGGCATGCCCGAGCACCCGCTGCAGTTCATCGACGTGCGAGATCTGGCAGCGTTCATGGTGCTGGGCATCGAGCAGGGGACGACGGGCACCTTCAACGTCAATGGTCCGGTCGGCGGCGGCATGACCATCGGAAAGTTGCTGGAGACCTGCAAGCAGGTCACCGGAAGTGACGCGAACTTCACCTACGCCGAAGGCGACTGGCTCGCGGGCCAGGGCGTCAACGCATGGGCTCAGATGCCGGTGTGGATTCCCCCGGGCCCCGAGACGGCCGGCTTCCACACGCGCGACCTTTCGAAAGCGGTGGCCGCTGGCCTGGTCACGAGGCCGCTGGAAACGACCATCGCCGATACGCTCACGTGGCTCGACGAGGAGTACATGCCCACCTGGAAGAACGCCATGGCCGACCGCGGCGAGGCCGACGCCACGTTTAGCTTCGGCGGCAACCGCCCGGGTATCACGCGTGAGCGCGAGGCCGAGCTGCTGGCGATGTGGAAGTCGCGAAACGAAACTTCCGAAGAGGCGAACTCCTAG
- a CDS encoding SulP family inorganic anion transporter → MSEVTIRLPAFVKTKPRVFDLRTAMSGSPKADVLAGLTVALALVPESVAFAFVAGVPPLVGLYAAFIVCLLTSILGGRPGMISGATGAMAVVVVALVANYGIGYLFPAVVLCGLIQVAAGLLRLGKFIRIVPHPVMLGFVNGLAIVILLAQADSFRSLTESGTMAFLHGTPLWIMLALVAGTVAIIAFLPRLTRAVPSSLVAIIAISLAAIAINAAMPSTASQAPVRTVGDLLVDNTKAAAVLDAQRAKDQAAIAAAADALPEAVRSSVALQPDASAPVAPLTEAEIDAALASVDEAEVGIAGGLPRLAWLDFDLPPFTLETLLIILPFSVVLAGVGLIESLMTMTLVDELTQTRGNGNRECLGQGAANITCGFFGGMGGCAMIGQSLINVKSGGRGRLSGITAAASLMVFILFLAPLIESIPIAALVGVMLMVVIGTFEWTTLQTWRKIPKAEVLVMLVVAGYTVLMHDLATAVLIGVIISALIFAWNKSKHLYADIQFNEHGSKIYQLHGGVFFGSVTRFRELFTPESDPDDVVIDFYFSRVYDQSGLEAINTLAERYTSLGKRLHLRHLSEDCRRLLDKAGDLVEVNISEDPHYHVATDRTQWRDEPGADARA, encoded by the coding sequence ATGTCCGAGGTCACCATCCGCCTGCCCGCGTTCGTCAAGACCAAGCCCCGCGTGTTCGACCTTCGCACCGCCATGAGCGGGTCTCCCAAGGCCGACGTGTTGGCGGGCCTCACCGTCGCTCTGGCCCTGGTTCCAGAGTCGGTCGCCTTCGCGTTCGTCGCCGGGGTCCCGCCCCTGGTTGGCCTCTACGCCGCGTTCATCGTCTGCCTGCTGACGTCCATCCTCGGCGGCCGCCCCGGCATGATCTCGGGGGCAACGGGCGCCATGGCCGTCGTCGTCGTCGCATTGGTTGCCAACTACGGGATTGGCTACCTCTTCCCGGCGGTCGTGCTGTGCGGATTGATCCAGGTCGCCGCGGGCTTGCTCAGACTGGGCAAGTTCATCCGCATCGTGCCCCATCCGGTCATGCTGGGCTTCGTTAACGGATTGGCCATCGTGATCCTCTTAGCCCAGGCCGACAGCTTCCGCTCGCTGACCGAGTCGGGAACCATGGCCTTCCTCCATGGCACGCCCCTGTGGATCATGCTCGCCCTGGTCGCCGGCACGGTGGCCATCATCGCCTTCCTTCCGAGGCTGACCCGCGCGGTGCCCTCGTCGCTGGTGGCCATCATCGCCATCAGCCTGGCGGCCATCGCCATCAACGCCGCGATGCCCAGTACGGCAAGCCAGGCCCCCGTCCGCACCGTCGGCGATCTCCTGGTCGACAACACCAAGGCCGCCGCCGTGCTCGATGCCCAGCGCGCCAAGGACCAGGCGGCCATCGCCGCCGCCGCGGATGCCCTGCCCGAGGCCGTTCGTTCCTCGGTTGCGCTCCAGCCGGACGCGTCCGCCCCCGTGGCGCCCCTCACCGAAGCCGAGATCGACGCCGCGCTCGCCTCGGTGGACGAAGCCGAGGTCGGCATTGCCGGCGGGCTGCCCAGGCTCGCCTGGCTGGACTTCGACCTCCCGCCCTTCACGCTCGAGACGCTGCTGATCATCCTGCCCTTCTCGGTGGTCCTGGCGGGCGTGGGCTTGATCGAGAGCCTGATGACCATGACGCTCGTCGACGAGCTCACCCAGACGCGCGGCAACGGCAACCGCGAGTGCCTGGGCCAGGGCGCGGCCAACATCACCTGCGGCTTCTTCGGCGGCATGGGCGGCTGCGCGATGATCGGCCAGTCCTTGATCAACGTGAAGTCCGGGGGCAGGGGCCGGCTCTCGGGCATCACCGCCGCGGCTTCGCTCATGGTCTTCATCCTCTTCCTGGCCCCGCTCATCGAGTCCATCCCCATCGCCGCGCTGGTGGGGGTCATGCTCATGGTCGTCATCGGCACGTTCGAATGGACCACCCTGCAGACCTGGCGCAAGATCCCCAAGGCCGAGGTCCTGGTCATGCTCGTGGTCGCCGGCTACACGGTCCTGATGCACGACCTGGCCACCGCCGTGCTCATCGGCGTGATCATCTCGGCCCTCATCTTCGCCTGGAACAAGAGCAAGCACCTGTACGCGGATATCCAGTTCAACGAGCACGGGAGCAAGATCTACCAGCTGCACGGGGGCGTCTTCTTCGGGAGCGTGACCCGCTTCCGAGAGCTCTTCACCCCCGAGAGTGATCCGGACGACGTCGTCATCGACTTCTACTTCAGCAGGGTGTACGACCAATCGGGCCTGGAGGCCATCAACACCCTGGCCGAGCGGTATACCTCGTTGGGCAAGCGGCTGCACCTGCGCCACCTGAGCGAGGACTGCCGCAGGTTGTTGGACAAGGCCGGCGACCTGGTGGAGGTCAACATCAGCGAGGATCCGCACTACCACGTGGCGACGGACCGGACGCAGTGGCGCGATGAGCCGGGCGCGGACGCCAGGGCCTGA
- a CDS encoding cystathionine gamma-synthase, producing MKIDDSARFGTRAIHAGQSPDPSTGAICTPIYQTSTYVQKSPGEIIGEYDYSRAANPTRTALEANLASLEGGKHGLAFSSGVAATGAVIHLLSAGDHVVLCDDVYGGTNRIFHRVFAQLGIESTLVDMTDHDAAKKAIRKNTKLVWIETPTNPTLKIIDIAVLAEMGKQAGAMVAVDNTFASPYLQNPLKLGADIVCHSLTKYLGGHSDAIGGALIVDDEEIHKKLKFLQLSEGAVPGIQECFLFLRSTKTLHVRMDRHCDNAAKVARYLEAHKKVEKVIYPGLESHPQHAIAKKQMRGFGGMVTIYLKGGLDESRKMLETVKIFALAESLGGVESLIEHPAIMTHASVPADQRKKLGIADNLVRLSVGIEDVDDLIADLERAIG from the coding sequence ATGAAGATCGACGACTCCGCACGCTTTGGCACCAGGGCCATCCATGCCGGCCAGAGCCCCGATCCTTCCACCGGGGCCATCTGCACGCCCATCTACCAGACCTCGACGTACGTGCAGAAGAGCCCGGGCGAGATCATCGGCGAGTATGACTACAGCCGGGCGGCCAACCCTACGCGCACGGCCCTGGAAGCGAACCTGGCTTCTCTTGAGGGCGGAAAGCACGGGCTGGCGTTCTCCAGCGGCGTGGCGGCGACGGGCGCGGTCATCCACCTGCTCAGCGCGGGGGATCATGTGGTTCTCTGCGACGACGTCTACGGGGGAACCAACCGCATCTTCCATCGCGTGTTCGCCCAGCTTGGCATCGAGAGCACGCTGGTGGACATGACCGACCACGACGCGGCGAAGAAGGCCATCCGCAAGAACACCAAGCTGGTGTGGATCGAGACGCCCACCAACCCGACCCTGAAGATCATCGACATCGCCGTCCTGGCCGAGATGGGCAAGCAGGCGGGCGCGATGGTCGCCGTCGACAACACCTTCGCCAGCCCCTACCTGCAGAACCCGCTGAAGCTTGGCGCCGACATCGTGTGCCACTCGCTCACGAAATACCTCGGCGGCCACAGCGATGCCATCGGCGGCGCGCTCATCGTCGACGACGAGGAGATCCACAAGAAGCTCAAGTTCCTGCAGCTTTCGGAAGGCGCCGTGCCGGGCATCCAGGAGTGCTTCCTGTTCCTGCGGTCCACCAAGACCCTGCACGTGCGCATGGATCGGCACTGCGACAACGCGGCCAAGGTCGCCAGGTACCTCGAGGCTCATAAGAAGGTCGAGAAGGTCATTTACCCCGGCCTGGAGAGCCACCCCCAGCACGCCATCGCCAAGAAGCAGATGCGTGGCTTCGGTGGCATGGTCACGATCTACCTGAAGGGCGGTCTCGACGAGAGCCGCAAGATGCTCGAGACCGTGAAGATCTTCGCGCTGGCCGAGAGCCTGGGCGGGGTCGAGAGCCTCATCGAGCACCCGGCCATCATGACCCACGCCAGCGTGCCGGCCGACCAGCGAAAGAAGCTTGGCATCGCCGACAATCTCGTGCGCCTGAGCGTGGGCATCGAGGATGTCGATGACCTGATCGCCGACCTCGAGCGGGCAATCGGCTAG